From Macaca mulatta isolate MMU2019108-1 chromosome 1, T2T-MMU8v2.0, whole genome shotgun sequence, the proteins below share one genomic window:
- the RAB13 gene encoding ras-related protein Rab-13 isoform X2, protein MGIILVYDITDEKSFENIQNWMKSIKENASAGVERLLLGNKCDMEAKRKVQKEQADKLAREHGIRFFETSAKSSMNVDEAFSSLARDILLKSGGRRSGNGNKPPSTDLKTCDKKNTNKCSLG, encoded by the exons ATG GGCATTATCCTAGTATACGACATCACGGATGAGAAATCTTTCGAGAATATTCAGAACTGGATGAAAAGCATCAAGGAG AATGCCTCGGCTGGGGTGGAACGCCTCTTGCTAGGGAACAAATGTGACATGGAGGCCAAGAGGAAGGTGCAGAAGGAGCAGGCCGATAAG TTGGCTCGAGAGCACGGGATCCGATTTTTCGAAACTAGTGCTAAATCCAGTATGAATGTGGATGAG GCTTTTAGCTCCCTGGCCCGGGACATCTTGCTCAAGTCAGGAGGCCGGAGATCA GGAAACGGCAACAAGCCTCCCAGTACTGACCTGAAAACTTGCGACAAGAAGAACACCAACAAGTGCTCCCTGGGCTGA
- the RPS27 gene encoding small ribosomal subunit protein eS27 isoform X1, whose amino-acid sequence MPLAKDLLHPSPEEEKRKHKKKRLVQSPNSYFMDVKCPGCYKITTVFSHAQTVVLCVGCSTVLCQPTGGKARLTEGCSFRRKQH is encoded by the exons ATGCCT CTCGCAAAGGATCTCCTTCATCCCTCcccagaagaggagaagaggaaacaCAAGAAGAAACGCCTGGTGCAGAGCCCCAATTCCTACTTCATGGATGTGAAATGCCCAG GATGCTATAAAATCACCACGGTCTTTAGCCATGCACAAACGGTAGTTTTGTGTGTTGGCTGCTCCACTGTCCTCTGCCAGCCTACAGGAGGAAAAGCAAGGCTTACAGAAG GATGTTCCTTTAGGAGGAAGCAGCACTAA
- the RPS27 gene encoding small ribosomal subunit protein eS27 isoform X2 has translation MDVKCPGCYKITTVFSHAQTVVLCVGCSTVLCQPTGGKARLTEGCSFRRKQH, from the exons ATGGATGTGAAATGCCCAG GATGCTATAAAATCACCACGGTCTTTAGCCATGCACAAACGGTAGTTTTGTGTGTTGGCTGCTCCACTGTCCTCTGCCAGCCTACAGGAGGAAAAGCAAGGCTTACAGAAG GATGTTCCTTTAGGAGGAAGCAGCACTAA
- the RAB13 gene encoding ras-related protein Rab-13 isoform X1: MAKAYDHLFKLLLIGDSGVGKTCLIIRFAEDNFNNTYISTIGIDFKIRTVDIEGKKIKLQVWDTAGQERFKTITTAYYRGAMGIILVYDITDEKSFENIQNWMKSIKENASAGVERLLLGNKCDMEAKRKVQKEQADKLAREHGIRFFETSAKSSMNVDEAFSSLARDILLKSGGRRSVRKRQQASQY, translated from the exons ATGGCCAAAGCCTACGACCACCTCTTCAAGTTGCTGCTGATCGGGGACTCGGGGGTGGGCAAGACTTGTCTGATCATTCGCTTTGCAGAGGACAACTTCAACAACACTTACATCTCCACCATTG GAATTGATTTCAAGATTCGCACTGTGGATATAGAGGGGAAGAAGATCAAACTACAAGTCTG GGACACGGCTGGCCAAGAGCGATTCAAGACAATAACTACTGCCTACTACCGTGGAGCCATG GGCATTATCCTAGTATACGACATCACGGATGAGAAATCTTTCGAGAATATTCAGAACTGGATGAAAAGCATCAAGGAG AATGCCTCGGCTGGGGTGGAACGCCTCTTGCTAGGGAACAAATGTGACATGGAGGCCAAGAGGAAGGTGCAGAAGGAGCAGGCCGATAAG TTGGCTCGAGAGCACGGGATCCGATTTTTCGAAACTAGTGCTAAATCCAGTATGAATGTGGATGAG GCTTTTAGCTCCCTGGCCCGGGACATCTTGCTCAAGTCAGGAGGCCGGAGATCAGTAA GGAAACGGCAACAAGCCTCCCAGTACTGA
- the RAB13 gene encoding ras-related protein Rab-13 encodes MAKAYDHLFKLLLIGDSGVGKTCLIIRFAEDNFNNTYISTIGIDFKIRTVDIEGKKIKLQVWDTAGQERFKTITTAYYRGAMGIILVYDITDEKSFENIQNWMKSIKENASAGVERLLLGNKCDMEAKRKVQKEQADKLAREHGIRFFETSAKSSMNVDEAFSSLARDILLKSGGRRSGNGNKPPSTDLKTCDKKNTNKCSLG; translated from the exons ATGGCCAAAGCCTACGACCACCTCTTCAAGTTGCTGCTGATCGGGGACTCGGGGGTGGGCAAGACTTGTCTGATCATTCGCTTTGCAGAGGACAACTTCAACAACACTTACATCTCCACCATTG GAATTGATTTCAAGATTCGCACTGTGGATATAGAGGGGAAGAAGATCAAACTACAAGTCTG GGACACGGCTGGCCAAGAGCGATTCAAGACAATAACTACTGCCTACTACCGTGGAGCCATG GGCATTATCCTAGTATACGACATCACGGATGAGAAATCTTTCGAGAATATTCAGAACTGGATGAAAAGCATCAAGGAG AATGCCTCGGCTGGGGTGGAACGCCTCTTGCTAGGGAACAAATGTGACATGGAGGCCAAGAGGAAGGTGCAGAAGGAGCAGGCCGATAAG TTGGCTCGAGAGCACGGGATCCGATTTTTCGAAACTAGTGCTAAATCCAGTATGAATGTGGATGAG GCTTTTAGCTCCCTGGCCCGGGACATCTTGCTCAAGTCAGGAGGCCGGAGATCA GGAAACGGCAACAAGCCTCCCAGTACTGACCTGAAAACTTGCGACAAGAAGAACACCAACAAGTGCTCCCTGGGCTGA
- the JTB gene encoding protein JTB: MPAGSGRHGLPQGRHLCWLLCAFTLKLCQAEAPVQEEKLSASTSNLPCWLVEEFVVTTECSPCSNFQAKTTPECGPTGYVEKITCSSSKRIEFKSCRSALMEQHLFWKFEGAVVFVALIFACLVIIRQRQLDRKALEKVRKQIESI; the protein is encoded by the exons ATGCCTGCGGGCTCCGGGAGGCATGGCCTCCCCCAGGGCCGCCACCTCTGCTGGTTGCTCTGTGCTTTCACCTTAAAGCTCTG TCAAGCAGAGGCTCCCGTGCAGGAGGAGAAGCTGTCAG CGAGCACCTCAAATTTGCCATGCTGGCTGGTGGAAGAGTTTGTGGTAACAACAGAGTGCTCTCCATGCTCTAATTTCCAGGCT AAAACTACCCCTGAGTGTGGTCCCACAGGGTATGTAGAGAAAATCACATGCAGCTCATCTAAGAGAATTGAGTTCAAAAG CTGCCGCTCAGCTTTGATGGAACAACACTTATTCTGGAAGTTCGAAGGGGCTGTTGTGTTTGTGGCCCTGATCTTCGCTTGTCTTGTCATCATTCGTCAGCGACAACTGGACAGAAAGGCTCTGGAAAAGGTCCGGAAGCAAATTGAGTCCATATAG